In Puntigrus tetrazona isolate hp1 chromosome 23, ASM1883169v1, whole genome shotgun sequence, the DNA window TTCAAAGTTTTACCCCTTCTAGTTGAAAATTAgtaacattaactttttttgaatTTCATGTTTATGTTAGTTTTACTGCCTTGCATTCCAAGTTGAAGTGCATTTCTGTTTgctacagaaaataaaactggtCTGAATTTCAGGAAATTGAATTAGAATGGTAATAAGTATTGcgaaaatgaatagaaaaaaatgtccaaacatacaaactgcttttttaaaacttttctttcttttttgacaaaataagCCATCGTCAGACCAAAATTTAAAGTTTGCTTCTCTAGTTAAAAATTACAGTTATATTcacaatatttataatgaattttaattctGCTTTCCTACATTTAAATCCAAGTACAATTTTGTGTCCTGTTGGccaaacaatgcaatataaatcGAGCTGAATTTCAGGGTTTAAATGGTACCTTAAAAGGCATTTTCAGTTCTAAATGGCGCATAATCCAGACTGGTAAGTGGCAAGACAATTATAGACTAGGCAATGCAAAATATTGATCATCCTGCAGGGTAGCACATGCAGCCATTGCATGTTAGTTACAGAGCAGTGAAAAAGGTTGGCTTCTCGATTTTCTCAGATGCAGGTGTTGTGAGACATGTATGATATATGGAACGTCTCTGCCATTTGCCTTCCTTCTACTCTCATCTTGTAAACCCAGGATGTACCATAATATCTTACATCTACTGCCACCTCATTCTGCCAAATGACATTgtgctctcctctcctctcctctcctctcctctcctctctctcctctcctctcctctccttctTTCCTAACCACAGTCATTAGTTTCTCTTCCAATTATCGTGGCATTGTCATCACGTTCTGCCTGACCCACTGCCCTACTTACGGCTTCAGAGAGGAGTGAGAGTAGCATAGGGATGAAGAGAGGAAGGGGAGgtagtgacagagagagagagatgaagagtgGGGGGAGGTAACATATGGTAGCATTGGTGCTATTTATAGAATCAACAGCTGACAGATTTACTTAGTGGAGGGGGTGGTGATGGAGAAAAGAGTGAGGGGCTTGCAAAAGATGTGAAAGCATCAAAAACAACACTAATGCATTTAATGATCATTAATATTCTACACCACAGCGACCAATGATACTAGATAGCAAGTTGTCTCCTACACAGCAGCTGTgctatttttgtgctttttttcttcacttccaAAGCagttttcacacaatatttcacttattttatCACACTAGGCTATTTCTGATGCCGCCACGTGCtttattataaaagaaatgGGACATGGACATTTTGATTACTGATCAGGGAGGATCTTTTTATCACTGATTTGCATAGCAATGCAGTAGTTTCAAAACATCTTGTATTTTTAACATCGACATAAGACtcatttttttcagataaaatgtCTTCAATGCATCTCAAGAATTTATTTTGTCAAACATGTTATATTAAGGCCAATATCGAATGAAAATTCGCCATGCACTTAAAGAGATATTTCACCTACagtttaaatctgaaattactGACcctgacttactttcttctgtgagatataaaagaagatttttctcaaaataagaATTTTTCCAAGTGTTTGTCCATATACAGAAAAAGTGTGGTAAAAGTCTGATCAATACAGTTTTGGATCCCACTGACCTTCACTGTATGCATTACAAATTTTAACATATGtagataataatgataataataaaaatacatgcttCATGTTGGCAaccatttgtttttctctctctgacccTTAGCTGTGCGTTTCGGCCGCATCCCAAAACGAGAGAAGCAGCGGCTTTTGGACGAGATGCAGAGCTACATGAACAGCCTCAACGAATCGTCCACCATGGGCATGGACACCTCGCCACCACGCGAACCTCCTCCCAGCCCCGGCGAGAACCAGTCCAAAGAGGCCATCGGTGCCTTATCCCGAGCTTACCAGGACATCTTCACCAACACACAGGACCACCTGAACAAGCGTGCGGGCAACATGAACACCAGCAGCAGATCGAGCACCTTTCAGAACAACCCTTCTCAGGACAGCAACTACCCTCTCGTGGGGTACCACCCGACTACTCACGAAAGCTTCTCGCCCCCGCCTCGCTGCCCAGTAGCTTCCAGTGACAGCAAATGCCCGGTCTCATTTGTGGACAATAATCGGTACAGCTACGCTCCTTCCTTCAGCCAAAATCACTCCCAGACGAGCGTCAGCCCGCCCTCACAACCTACTCAGGTCGATTACAACACCTACGTGGCTGCCGAGTCCCAAACCCAGTGCCCGTTTAAGTTGGCTGCTGGCTCCAAAGTGCTGGTGAGAAATGTTTCAAGATACatacttatttgttttcatctttGGGTCCACAAAGAAccccaaaattaacattttaaatcttgTAAAATCTTACTTTgtcttcaaaacacaatttaagatattttgggaGGCTTATGGCTGTTCAAGTAATGCTGAACACTGCCATGGTCCAGAAATGTCATTAgaatctgccatcagtggttcaatctgaactTTATCAAGCGACAAGAAAACTtttgatccaaaatatcttaaatttagTTAAATTGTAAACGATAttggggtaagtgattaatgagaaAATGTGGGGGTTGAGTACAATATAAGGGTTAAGCATAAGtgctaataaaatgttatatgcCATCTCTATCACAGGCCTGTCCACTGAACGCATGCCCCGTGTCAGCGCCTGGAGTCTCCAGTCAGCAGGTGTGGGAGTCTTTCTCTCAGTGCTTCACGCCAGCTGTACGTGAAGTGGTCGAGTTCGCGAAGGGCATCCCGGGCTTTCAGGAGCTTTGCCAGCACGATCAAGTCATGTTGCTCAAAGCAGGCACTTTCCAGGTATTGATTACACATTGCTTTTAAAGTTTACTTCCCTCTCTGAACTATTAAgggtgaagtgtgtcatttctaGGCCACTAGCTGCATGAAACCAAACAGATTTCCCTATCAGTCCCAAACATGTCAAACGGTGTTTTAACCAATTACAGTTTGACATGTCAGATCgaaaacaaacagcaatgtGTAGATGACGGTCATCAACCTAAAAATGGAGGAAttttgagagtaaaaaaaagaaaaatcacctGGGTCATTTTTATTGCTTCCATCTGATCACGCTGTCTTTTTGCAGGTGCTTATGGTGAGGTTTTGCTCACTGTTCAACCACAAGGAAAGAACAGTGACTTTCCTGAACGGGCAGACGTACCCGCTGCTCACCCTCAGGGGTCTAGGCATGGGCTCTTTGCTGGACGCCATGTTCGAGTTCAGTTCCAAGCTGAGCTCTCTGGGCCTGGAGTCAGATGAGATGGCACTTTTTATGGCAGTGGTGCTGGTTTCTGCAGGTAAGAGCAACACAGGAATCAAATTAATTAGCGCTGTTTGCTAAAGCGTGCATCACTGTTATTATTGCTCATGCTTTGTATTAGAGATGGGAATAATCCACTAACATTTATGACTATTTATAACAGGGATGCTCATTAgtgcaatattaaaattctgataCCGattactttattgtttttgatgGTTTATCAGATAAgcaataaatagataaatggcttatataaattttaaacttgaatcaaagtttgttgttgttagtacAAACAAACACTGACTTTGTATgataaagaagaaagaaaaaataccaaatgtattaaataaattaacaattaaatattaaataaaaattaaataaatgtagtaataatatacaaaatgtatttttgtaattaaaaacgattattaattatataattaatttaaaaataaatacaaaaaaattaaatacaaaaaaatctatttactaacaattaatcatttaaaatagtaCAAGTGTGAATTTGTACCATTTGAATTTAGGCAAAATgctaatgtaaaatatgaaaagtacATATTGATTTTGGGAATTTCTAAAACATAACATCAAATATCAAattatcaaattatatataatatatatatatatatatatatatatatatatatatatatatatatatatatatatatataatagaatataggAGATATTAtcctatatattattaatatatatttatagtgtaTTCATAATCTTTATAacttataatgtttatatttgaatttgtttactgtttttttatactaaattgttattcatttatcCTCCACAGACTGCTCTGGTATTTCAGACACACTAGCTGTGGAACAGTTGCAGGAAGGCCTCATCCGAGCGCTGCGCACCTTAGTCACCCGCCGGCGTCCCGACGACAGCTCTCTTTTTCCCAAACTGCTCCTACGCCTGCCAGACCTGCGCACCCTCAACAACCTCCACTCCGACAAACTGCTGGCCTTCCGCATCGATCCCTGAGCTATCGCTCGCCGCAGCTGGAACTCAACCAACGGCCACCACCAGCCAATCGGAGAACACATTTCCTGGTTAAGAGAAAGACTGCTCATTTAGAAGAGATGTTGAGCATGTTCCCATAGGAACCATTCgttattttgtgtgttaatgAGAAACACAACGAACAGATGGCTCTCGGCAAGCTCCAAACAAGACTATATCTCCATTTAAGCTTTCGCGGATCATTTTCATACATGCATTGCCCTTCTGTTCGGCTCGCCTCGAGAGCATTGTTGCTTATATTTATCCGAGGGAACAGTCATATCATCATAAATAAGCTTACACAGAACTTTTGAAGACCAAAAACGGGTCATTCCTCTGTACTGCCTGCACACTGAAATACACAGTCTTTAGTCAAGTACACCATGTTATACAGTAGAAAGGTAATTTTAGGGACCATTTAAAGCCAATCGTGCGAGTGTATGtgcctgtgtgtttgagaaagGGAAAGAAATACCATGTACATAAGCCATAGATATCAGTTATACAGCTACATCACATTAAAACTTCAGTTTGAGACAAGAAAAATACATTCGTCACCCGTGTTAATTACACAAGATTTACTGTATGTGCAACTCTAGTTACCATTTAAGTTCTTTGACAAGGAAAAGAAACCgattttaaaattacttttcgAATTTTGAAAATAGATAAAACCGTCACATTTGTTCACCttttcatcatcatcgtcaAGCTGAATGCATCGTCAACGTATATTTCCACACAGTCTcctttatgaatatatatgaatctAGGGATACAAAAACCAGCATTCTCTCCTACGCATGTTTTGtagttttctgttgttttcttactgtaaatattgcacatttacACTGATTTAACTGCCTGTTCAGAGAAAGAGGGATACGCAGTGGTGTGTTTGACTGAGACGGGGCGTTTGGTGCCTTGTGAGAAATGGACTGTTCATCTGTGTGTCTTGAGAAAGAGCCCCTGAACTTCTGGCACCAGCACAGTATCTTTACAGCCTTTACTAAGATCACAAAGCATGTCAAAAAGGCATTTCGGGCTGCCATGAGGTTGATTTGATCAGTCGATTCTTATTATGGCTGGAAAATTTATGTTATTGAATCATATggtaatgtatattttgtaaattgttttcttctgtagaacCAATATAAATACAAGATTATCTATTCTGATgtcttctgtttttgttttgtttatatatatatatatatatatatatatataattacattatatagaATGCTTTTGAAGActagatattttgtaaaatagtaataaatataaattataattatatatttgtgaaaTAGTTGTcgaatttaaaataatcttattttatttttaaatatatattagtgatGGGAAAGATTCattttttagcagccattagtCCAATCTTCAGATCCTTAAAATTCTATTATAGCTATTTTTGAgacatattttcaattaaataaatgcaccttGGTATGCaagaaacataaacaaaaacactaaatatgaattattctaAACTTTGATCGATAGTGTATATACTGCTTGCTGATTaaattccaaaaataataataaattattatttatggtATATTACAACACCAATGAATGCTTTTTGCTTTCTGAAGATAAACTAAGTAGACAAACCACGTAGACTATCGTGCATTTCCTTAGAAGACTTTATATCAGGAGCTTTTCAGAGTGATGTAGAAATAATTGTAACTGGCCTGAAACTGTCAGTCACGTTTTGGTTGTCAAACAGACTCAGTTAATCCACTTTAATTCAGGACACAGGCAGAGGATAGGCTACTATGCTGAATCAGTTAAAACTTATGCAGGCAGACAGATTAAATTCAAATAGTTTGAAttattatgctttaaaaacgtatttttagGAGCAGTCATTTGCTTTGTTGTACAACCCTGATGCGCTTTAGTTAATCTGTTAGTTAGAGATATAAGAGACGTATGTCATCTAGAAAATGATTCAAAGCGCGTGACATAGTAAACTGTGTTATAGCGACACCGTGTGGAAACCCGCGGTAGcgcagctaaaaataaatattgcttaaaACCTGTGACGATTAATATAGTCATGCTTACATGTTATTTGCGTTTGTGTCAGAAACGCTGGGTacttttgttttagatttttttttttacgtttgctCCACCATGTTATAATATCTGAAATGATTGTGTggtggaagacatttttaacatgtttcaAATTCTTGCTAATGCTAAATGTATAGCTAGCATGTACGCATCCAAGTAAGTTAGACATACAcaaaatttatcatttataatcgCTCTCACCTTGGTAAAAAGCCCCAAGAATGTGTAAGCATAAAACTTCTCTTCTTTTTAtctcttatatatataagaacaagaataaaaaagaagaaattactAATTCACCTGCTTGGAAAATATGATAGAGCGCGCCTATGaatcatcattaatatttatattgttagcCTGCTAAATGACCAATCAGAGAGCGATACTCTGTGAACGCAGGGTtacgtaattaatattcataaactAAACGCAGGCGTCCTTCGTGCGCTTTGCGTCATTACGTGTAACCCGGAAACACACACGGATGTTGTAGAGCTGATAGGCGAATACTGAAAGCATTTATGGGGTAAAATCTTCTGGAACCATCGCATAGAAAAGGTATTTCCCCCCATAGAATCATCGGGGACTTCTTAAGGAGAATGTTAAGCGTAAGGTAGGTCTATTGAATGCGCTTAACCGAACAGTTAAGGATATTAAATGATAGTCAACAAGTCAAGTTGAATTTGGAAAAATGGCAATAGTATTAAAAGTAtcatttagtgttatttatctgttttcatTAATAATGACTGTGTGGTTAATTTCAGAAGTCAAGCTGTCAGTCTGTCATGATGATTTCTTCATTGAGCTTACCCAGCAGTTGATCTTTTTTGGATGTTAcgagaaagaaaaatgtcactTCTGGTAAGCCATTTTTTTGTAGAAAGTTGATAGCTGACATGTAGTTCCCACTTTTCATATCTCATATGTATTCCTTTTTTGCAGGTGAACCATGAGTCACACTGGATCATGAGCTGTATGAGGATGCTGACCTAGGATTTGGGACTTCTATAGTCACCTCTTGTCCATCATGTTTGTGACAGCATACCTTGCATTCGTAGCCTTGGCGGGACTGTGCGTGACTTTAGAGATCACAGCCCGCCGTCTCACCTCGTCCCAGGCCACGCAGACAGCCGTCGCCAATCCAGCGTTCAGACGTTTCCAAAAGCTCTTTCTGAAGGCCTATCTCCTGGCCCTCTGGGCAGACTGGCTGCAGGGACCTTACCTGTATAAACTCTACCGACATTACAACTTCCTGGAGTCTCAAATCGCCATTCTGTACGTATGTGGCCTTGCTTCCTGTGTGCTGTTTGCTCCAGTGGCCGGCTGGCTTCCGCAGTTTCTGGGACGGAGACAGACGTGCCTCCTCTTCTGCCTGGCTTATTCTGTCTGCTGCTTTACCAAGCTCTCACAAGACTATTTCATGCTCATACTGGGACGCGTTTTAGGAGGCCTGTCCACCTCTTTGCTAACCACCGTGTTTGAGGCCTGGTACGTGCACGGTCACGTCGACGTCCATGACTTTCCCAAAGAATGGATTCCTGTTACCTTCGGCAAAGTGGCTGATTGGAATCACGGACTGGCGGTCGGTGCCGGGCTGGTGGCGAACTTGTTCGCTGAATGGCTTGGGTTGGGACCGGTCGCTCCGTTTCTCTTGGCGATCCCCAGCCTTGCTGTATGCGCCTGGTTTGTGCTGTCCGAATGGGGTCAGGAGGACAGACAGGAAGGCGCCGCTGGAGACAAAAATGGCCCTCTTCTTAACCCTCTAAATGCCCCCAAAATGCAAATGTCAGCACGGGCCCGTTTTTGGCGAAGCTGTTTGGACGGGCTCCGCTGCTTGCTGTCGGACCGCCGCGTCATGCTTTTGGGAGGCGTTCAGGCGCTTTTCGAAAGCGtcctatatatttttgtttttctttggacTCCTGTACTGGACCCACACGGCCCGCCTTTAGGAATCGTGTTCTCCAGTCTAATGGCGGCCAGCATGGCTGGTTCCACGCTTTTCCGGCTGGCCACATCGGCTCCGTATCGACTCCAGCCCGGCCACCTGCTCTGCTTAGCTGTTCTACTAgctttcttctccttcttcatGCTGACGTTCTCCACTGTGCCTGGCCAGCCACGGCCGAGGGAATCTCTGCTAGCCTTTCTTCTGCTAGAACTGGCCTGCGGGCTTTATTTCCCAGCAGTGAGCTTTCTCCAAGGTCGAGTGGTTCCTATGGAGCGCAGAGCCGGCGTGCTGGCGTGGTTTCGTGTGCCTCTTCACCTCCTGGCTTGTCTGGGGCTGCTGGCTCTTCACGGGGAGGTGTCGGGGGCCGGTGCCGGGGAGGCTGGCAGCGGCACCAGACACATGTTTGCAGGATGTGCGGGGATGATGCTGGCCGCTCTGCTTGCCGTCGTCAGCCTTTTCACTGTGGGCAGGAACGATGCCGACCTGAGACTAGAGGGGACCAAATTGGAGGGAGAAATCTGAGCTGTAGTAGGACGGACACTGGATTATggattattattactttttttttatgctttttgtcTTAGTTAAACAGTTGTATTTATGGGATAAATCAGAAGTACATGGTTTCATTTTCCACCACTATGTTAATAGAACCAATAAACTCTCAATAAAATCTGCAGAAAAGCAAGAGCAgatgtttgatttttgtttaatagGAATGTAATGCGTTTCAAATTTTTGTtgaattgttttctttaaattagaaaaattttTGAAAGTTTGAAAGTTTCCTTTTTAGAACTTATTGATCATAGGacttaaacacattttctgtaGATACATTTTGGCACTGTTTACTTGAAGAAAAACTGAGGTACATAAGGCAAAGTTAGTGTGGTCTATGGTGAGTCATTgtttatgaaaaacaataatccaACATTTAGTCATAACATAGCATTAATGAAAGATAGACAAGCTATATTTTGTAGCCAGGTCATTTTTAACAATGATATAACagtgaaaaatctttttttacaagtaaaaaaatataaaacaaatttaatttgcGAGTTGCTTTATTCTTTGTGAGCAAAGTCAGTAAGTTTTCGCCCAATACGATAACACTAACTAGCAAAAATCATCTTTTCTGGGTTAAAATGACCAGAACACGGCAACAGTGCAAAATAAACTGGGTATAAAGTGCCTCAAAAAGGCCCTAGAAATGCTCAGCGAGCACtgtatttctcattttaaaaaacagactATTATCTATAGCTTGCGCTGCACACAGACCAAACAAAGAGGTTAAGGtaagcattttcatttattgaaatcGATGGCAACTGAACAAATTAAGGCTCATGAACAAACATCTTAGAaagcactgtaaataaatgcatattttaaaaatataaaaataaaaattacaaaataaaaaaatctattgtgaAGTCTAATGACCACAGACATCAATATATTTCTCATGTATTAATTTAACTTCCAGTCATTCCGTTTTAGAATAGGGATCGCAGCTTATCGCAATTTACAACAAACATTCCATATCAAGGAAATTTCTGTGAGATTTGAGGTGCTGAGAAATGAATCTCAGACATTGTACTGTACATTTCTTGCAGTTGTAGTATTGACAATGACTAACAGcagtacataaaataaaatcacggAAAATGAATGCATCTTCACAGTTGTATATGGCTTGTGTGTGAGGTGGTATAGAACTCtcatataatgcatataatgtCTTGTGTTAATGGTCTCTCACAGTTTTATCTAAGTCAAGCTGAGTTTAAATGTATAAGTGGATTACTGGAAAAACATCGTCTTTGGCTATAAACCCATTAAATTAAACAGTTGCATGCTTAATGTGAATATACTATAAATgaccgttttatttttattataagtcAATTTTTTCTATTGAACATCAAGGCGTGTTTGCTTTGATATTAAATATCGCATTACAATTTACGAACTTGACATTCACATTTCTATACCACCTCCATTTCAAGAACTTTACTCACCATTTATACTTTCGACGACTTCGCTAgtgataaaacaaaaagaaaaaaattcaattaaacagGAAAGAAAATGCTCAATTTGGCAGTCTTATGAGGAACATTCTGTTCTCTTCAGTGTTTTTCGGTTTTTGCATTCTTGGTAAAGTTTAATATTCTGAAAATGTAGggctttaaaatgtttgctgGCACGGGCTCCTCCAACTGAATGCAGAGGCAAACGGATTCGGACCGGAAACGCTAACGGCGATGTGTTGAATTCGGTTGTGATCTGCACTAAAAAGTGAACGACTAAATGCTGATCGTTTCGCAGAATAAATCAAGTGTTTGGAAACCCATACAAAATATGAATGCTTGCGAATTCGGGGtagattaataaacattattttgggCTTTGCGTTGATAATATACTTGGCTTTTGTGCTCTACCACATAACCAAATCAAACTACAGGTGTCCTCAATGGCAGAATGCGAAGTGTTTATAATCTGGACGga includes these proteins:
- the nr1d4a gene encoding nuclear receptor subfamily 1, group D, member 4a, which translates into the protein MDSSPGSVILYAGSNGSASPSPGSPSSGYQTQSPSSHSQPSSPEEVTFTEIGALKQQGSVGTPPSPKLVFQFPEIYNSSTAGSNPHSYSHPIAGKRPCGFTGTFTKTGGMVLLCKVCGDIASGFHYGVHACEGCKGFFRRSIQQNINYKMCVKNENCLIMRMNRNRCQHCRFKKCLSVGMSRDAVRFGRIPKREKQRLLDEMQSYMNSLNESSTMGMDTSPPREPPPSPGENQSKEAIGALSRAYQDIFTNTQDHLNKRAGNMNTSSRSSTFQNNPSQDSNYPLVGYHPTTHESFSPPPRCPVASSDSKCPVSFVDNNRYSYAPSFSQNHSQTSVSPPSQPTQVDYNTYVAAESQTQCPFKLAAGSKVLACPLNACPVSAPGVSSQQVWESFSQCFTPAVREVVEFAKGIPGFQELCQHDQVMLLKAGTFQVLMVRFCSLFNHKERTVTFLNGQTYPLLTLRGLGMGSLLDAMFEFSSKLSSLGLESDEMALFMAVVLVSADCSGISDTLAVEQLQEGLIRALRTLVTRRRPDDSSLFPKLLLRLPDLRTLNNLHSDKLLAFRIDP
- the mfsd5 gene encoding molybdate-anion transporter; its protein translation is MFVTAYLAFVALAGLCVTLEITARRLTSSQATQTAVANPAFRRFQKLFLKAYLLALWADWLQGPYLYKLYRHYNFLESQIAILYVCGLASCVLFAPVAGWLPQFLGRRQTCLLFCLAYSVCCFTKLSQDYFMLILGRVLGGLSTSLLTTVFEAWYVHGHVDVHDFPKEWIPVTFGKVADWNHGLAVGAGLVANLFAEWLGLGPVAPFLLAIPSLAVCAWFVLSEWGQEDRQEGAAGDKNGPLLNPLNAPKMQMSARARFWRSCLDGLRCLLSDRRVMLLGGVQALFESVLYIFVFLWTPVLDPHGPPLGIVFSSLMAASMAGSTLFRLATSAPYRLQPGHLLCLAVLLAFFSFFMLTFSTVPGQPRPRESLLAFLLLELACGLYFPAVSFLQGRVVPMERRAGVLAWFRVPLHLLACLGLLALHGEVSGAGAGEAGSGTRHMFAGCAGMMLAALLAVVSLFTVGRNDADLRLEGTKLEGEI